In Deinococcus maricopensis DSM 21211, one genomic interval encodes:
- a CDS encoding eCIS core domain-containing protein yields the protein MVEELPPPVAPEVAQGLLARLNRLQELESSGEVEPQSLRYDQLEAWQDHHPERNLLDAPTFDPAPAVHSPQPSTPLFTPVSPTAVESTPMLDARPALPAAQDPSASQAAQVRRAAPSTLAAPVTPNPVPVVPPTPSVDVVGPGFAARVPAGVQRQGQPALPSPTAEQPAEVPVARPARAKARAAATPLPEVPTPEAPTDVAPVKARAARPRRETAALTAPMLEVPTAPSAPALPVAPEAPRTRARRTSRAARSGAPDTEDSTDTPSNALTPLDATQLIAHAVNADGHGTPLPLSTQDALARTLGVQAPDVRVVQHAGVTAALDAYRADALAVPGAVLVRPDVNLSDPGGVGLLTHEFTHVLRDTQPNFVPQIAREVVRPGDDEEHVAVQAERQVRARARRPGRADAPAEVPVAAPERPADHGVFAGLPAPWEPMPFWEAPAPGAAPAQPSPQFGAQPSVPFTPSPTVAVALASALPSTPPVAPERAAVRTAATDRSAGAPSPSAPPAQKAETPNIGNRQRAAAAGPDLDQLARDVYAVLKARLDTEVKRLT from the coding sequence GTGGTAGAGGAACTGCCGCCGCCAGTGGCGCCGGAAGTGGCGCAGGGGCTGCTGGCGCGGCTGAACCGCCTGCAGGAACTGGAGTCGAGCGGGGAAGTGGAGCCGCAGTCGCTGCGGTACGACCAGCTGGAGGCGTGGCAGGATCACCATCCGGAACGCAACCTGCTCGACGCGCCCACCTTCGACCCTGCCCCTGCGGTGCACAGCCCCCAGCCCTCCACCCCGCTGTTCACGCCGGTCAGCCCCACGGCCGTTGAATCTACCCCCATGCTGGACGCGCGCCCTGCTCTGCCGGCTGCGCAGGACCCCTCGGCCTCCCAGGCGGCTCAGGTGCGCCGCGCCGCGCCCAGCACGCTCGCAGCGCCCGTCACGCCAAATCCCGTTCCGGTGGTCCCCCCGACGCCGTCGGTGGACGTGGTCGGACCGGGGTTTGCCGCCCGTGTACCTGCGGGGGTGCAGCGTCAGGGGCAGCCAGCCCTGCCGTCACCTACAGCGGAGCAACCTGCGGAAGTACCGGTGGCCCGTCCGGCCCGAGCCAAAGCCCGCGCGGCCGCAACGCCCCTCCCGGAGGTGCCGACGCCCGAAGCGCCAACGGACGTCGCGCCCGTAAAGGCGCGCGCCGCCCGGCCACGCCGCGAAACGGCAGCCCTGACCGCGCCGATGCTGGAAGTCCCGACGGCCCCATCCGCACCAGCGTTGCCGGTCGCACCGGAAGCGCCGCGCACCCGCGCGCGCCGCACCAGCCGCGCCGCGCGGTCGGGCGCGCCCGATACGGAGGACAGCACGGACACGCCCAGCAACGCCCTGACGCCGCTGGACGCCACACAGTTGATCGCGCACGCCGTGAACGCGGACGGGCACGGGACACCGCTGCCACTCAGCACGCAGGACGCGCTCGCGCGGACGCTGGGGGTGCAGGCGCCGGACGTGCGCGTTGTTCAGCATGCGGGAGTAACGGCCGCGCTGGACGCGTACCGTGCCGACGCGCTGGCCGTTCCAGGCGCGGTGCTGGTCCGACCGGACGTGAACCTGAGCGACCCGGGCGGTGTTGGTCTGCTCACGCACGAGTTCACGCACGTGCTGCGGGACACCCAGCCGAACTTCGTGCCGCAGATCGCGCGTGAGGTAGTGCGTCCCGGCGATGACGAGGAGCACGTGGCCGTTCAGGCGGAACGTCAGGTGCGGGCCCGAGCCCGCCGCCCGGGCAGGGCGGACGCTCCCGCAGAAGTGCCGGTTGCCGCTCCGGAGCGCCCTGCGGACCATGGGGTGTTCGCGGGGCTGCCCGCCCCGTGGGAGCCCATGCCGTTCTGGGAGGCGCCCGCGCCCGGAGCCGCACCTGCTCAGCCCAGCCCTCAGTTCGGCGCTCAGCCCAGCGTGCCGTTCACGCCGAGCCCCACAGTGGCGGTGGCGCTCGCGTCGGCGCTGCCGTCCACGCCGCCCGTGGCCCCGGAACGGGCCGCTGTCCGCACGGCCGCCACGGATCGTTCTGCCGGCGCCCCGTCACCCAGCGCGCCGCCCGCGCAGAAGGCCGAGACGCCGAACATCGGCAACCGTCAGCGCGCCGCGGCGGCCGGGCCGGACCTCGACCAGCTCGCCCGGGACGTGTACGCGGTCCTCAAGGCGCGTCTGGACACCGAAGTGAAACGCCTCACCTGA